One segment of Chroicocephalus ridibundus chromosome 25, bChrRid1.1, whole genome shotgun sequence DNA contains the following:
- the LOC134507650 gene encoding olfactory receptor 14A16-like yields the protein MSNISSITQFLLLAFADTRELQLLHFGLFLGIYLAALLANGLIITAIACDHHLHTPMYFFLLNLSVLDLGSISTTVPKSMANSLWDTTAISYAGCAAQVFSFLFSAAAEFSLLTVMAYDRYVAICKPLHYGTLLGSRACVHMAAAAWGSGFLHALLHTANTFSLPLCQGNALDQFFCEIPQILKLSCSHSDSLREVGLVVVSVCLAFGCFVFIVVSYVQIFRAVLRIPSEQGRHKAFSTCLPHLAVVSLFLSTAAFAYLKPPSTSSHVLDLVVAVLYSVVPPALNPLIYSMRNQELKDALWKLMTR from the coding sequence ATGTCCAACatcagctccatcacccagttcctcctcctggcgttcgcagacacacgggagctgcagctcttgcacttcgggctcttcctgggcatctacctggctgccctcctggccaacggcctcatcatcaccgccatcgcctgtgaccaccacctccacacccccatgtacttcttcctcctcaacctctctgttctggacctgggctccatctccaccactgttcccaaatccatggccaattccctctgggacaccacggccatctcctatgcaggatgtgctgcacaggttttttctttcttattcagtgctgcagcagagttttcccttctcaccgtcatggcctatgaccgctacgttgccatctgcaaacccctgcactacgggaccctcctgggcagcagagcttgtgtccacatggcagcagctgcctggggcagtgggtttctccatgctctcctgcacacggccaatacattttccctgcccctctgccagggcaatgccctggaccagttcttctgtgaaatcccccagatcctcaagctctcctgctcacactcagactccctcagggaagttgggcttgtTGTCGTTAGTGTCTGTTTagcatttggttgttttgttttcatcgtggtgtcctatgtgcagatcttcagggccgtgctgaggatcccctctgagcagggacggcacaaagccttttccacgtgcctccctcacctggccgtggtctccctgtttctcagcactgccgcATTTGCCTACCTCAAGCCCCCCTCCACCTCTTCCCATGTTCTagacctggtggtggctgtgctgtactccgtggtgcctccagcactgaaccccctcatctacagcatgaggaaccaggagctcaaggatgccctgtggaaactgatgaccagatga